ATACAAACATCGTCAGAGGCTTTTTCTCAGTACCACGGCATCGACCCGACACTCGTTCACAGACTTCTCTCCTCACGGTCCGACTCTCTCCCGACCAGATGAAACGCACCTTGATGaccttgtggatttctctggtttgaacgttgttggaaacattttggatgatgtagaatataaaacaaagttctggtggttttaagacattttgatgttgaaatgttacatattggATCTTTAACAGCTTCATCATGAGCTTTGGAAACTTTTCTATCAACCTGCTGAGTCCATTTAAGttccttcagaataaaagtcctctacaaacaaacaaacgtcacactgagctgagctgagcagaCTCGACTCTGAGGCGTTGGGGTTCACGGCGCTTGAGAGACGGATAACGAGGTGTCccaaactgctgctgactgggCCCGGGCCTCAGCCCTGAAACGATTTTACACGACTCATAAACCCGGGCCGGCGGTCGGAGGCCACGCTGCGACGCGCCAACGCCACCGCCGCCGATGCCCCTCGGCCATCTGGAAACGCCATCAGCACCGCCGTCCCTCTGCCGCAGCATTAATCTCGCCAATTTTCCGGAACTCAGGGGGGGAAATGTACACCCCGACCGGCTTTAGGCCAGAGCCGGGGCAGCTCTCCAGGGGTTTAACCCCCAGCACCACACCTCCCCCGTCCTCTCGCTGACGCCTGGCCCAAAATGAAGAGCTTCGTTCCAAAATgagatatttgaaaaaaaagcagcagcagcggagagacggagagacacCTGCTCTGACAAAATGAAGGATCGCACAGGAGGAGGAATAAATCCTGTTTCTGGAGGAACTCGAGGTCGCTGGCAGAGTAAACTGAGAACGCTGTTACAGACTGAAGCTGCTCCGGCTCACAGACAAAGTTCTGGTCATAAATTCAGCCTCAGAATCAGCTCCTCATACCGGATCATCTCAACGCCCCTCAGGACCCCTGACGACTCAAACAGCAGCCTGCCGAAGTGCCTCTGGGCAACACGTGCTCCTGACCCTGACCTCCCGCTGACTTCTGTGTGACAGTTCggcttatttattttataaactgtgaaagaaaaaacaataattacctctagagtggaagtataaaatgaaatactcacatacaagtacctcaaaatgtacTTCAagaaagtacttgagtaaatgtacttagttgataagtgatggaatgtaactattGTAACCTGgaaagtaattagtaacttaagatgtcagacaaatgtagtggaagtacaatatttgtctctgagatgtagtggagaagtacaagtacctcagatttgtactcaagtacagtacttcaacagttactttccaccagtgttgaaaaagtacccaaaagtcatacttgagtaaaagtaaagatattgtgttgaagaagaagtatctgatattaaatgtacttaagtatcaaaagtacaagtaaaaagtAACTTTTAGATAAAGTTACATGTCTGATTattggatccaatattcagcgtTTATCTGAtcgtcaataaaataaaaatgtataaacgctctttggctctgatgcaacatgtaatctgcaaagtaactagtaactaaagttatcaaataaatgaagtggagtaagAAGTACAAtacttgcctccaaaatgtagtgaagtaaaagtataaagtagcagaggATGGAAATACTTAATTTCAACTACCTCAAACTGTACTTAGGAAACAGAGTACTTATACTCTGATACTTGTACGTACTTGTACTTCTACTACAGGAGGATGTTTGACACATTTATCAGCAGCTGGAattgaagaaaaacaagaaataaaaaggtaaataaagaTGAAACTCGTGACTTCACCTGGACGTCCTTGCCGCAGTAGTTGCCCCCCCGCTCAGCCAGGTAGCCCAGCATGGCCTcggcctcctgctgctgcttcagcgCCTCCTGGTGGAAGAAAGAGGCGACGCGGGGCAGAGCGGCGTCGTCCCGCTCGAACACGCTGGCCTGCAGGAGGCGAAGCGAACACGAACACCTCGTCAGAGCGTCGCTGAGCTGTAAACTGCGTCCTACTCTGGCTCTGacgcagcatgtaatctgcaaagtaactagtaactaaacttTTCTAATACATCTAGTgaatttgcctccaaaatgaagTGAAGTGGAGTGTAAGtgtgaagtagcagaaaaatgaaatactcgagcacaagtacctcaaaatgtactcacagtacttgagtaaatgtacttagttacattccatcatttAACAACCATTGTAACCTGGagagtaattagtaactaaagctgtcagacaaatgtagtcgagtaaaagtaaaagtacaatgtttgtcTCTGAGGTGTAGTTGAGAAGTAATGTAaatctttactcaagtacgagtacagttacattactgaaatattactcaattatgagattacaagtaaaactactggtattaggacaatacttaagtaaaagtacaaagtaagCTATTCTACTCAAACactactcagagtattagttactttttaactcataaaagtacaagtgcctcaaaaCATGACTTAATTATGGTaatttgagtagatgtacttagttacattccatcacttaTAAACTATTACAGCCTGAAAAGTAAGTATATGAAAGTATATGAAAAGAAGTATAACTTCACTTGACTATTTCCAGTAACTGCTAcattatacttttactccactacatttatttgattactttagttattaGTAGTCAGAGTAGTGGAAAGTatagtaaaatatatatatgtgtaaatatatgtagcctattattttacttttacttttgatacttgagtacatttaatatcagatactttaagacttttactcgagtactttttatgttactttcacttttaacaataatattttaacttctttacttttactcaagtatgacttttgagtacttttaacaacactgagtacaagtacctcagattTGTACTCGAGTACAGTACTTCAATAAACAGTTACATAAACTAGTGTAGcgtgaaaagtaactagtaactaaagctgtcagacaactgtagtggagtaaaagtacaatatctgtCTCTGAGGTGTCTCTGAGAAGTACGTCAGAACTGTACTCgagtacagtacttcagtaacTAGTTACTTCCCCCTCCTCTGTCGGTGTCTCCTACCAGAGCCTGCAGCCGGTAGGCTCCGTCCCACAGCAGGCTGCTCACCCCGCACAGCGCCTCCTCCACGGCGGCCTGCAGGTTGTGCGTGGCGCGGCGGCCCGCGGAGCTGCGGTGCGCCACGCACAGCGGCAGGCTGCTCTTTAACCTCTTCTCTGCGGGCTCAGCAGCCATGATGTCCCCGCCGGTCGGTCCCCGCAGCAGAGCCTCGGTCCAATCTGACACAACAGGGAAGAAGAAGCTCGACTGCCTGATAACAACGCGTCTGCTCCTCCAGCGGACCCGGACCGTCAACAGCGGGTAAATTTAGCCTGCGTGGATCAACTGTTTCCCGGTCAGCTGCTCAAGTTCATCCGGTGCgatgagctgcagcagcaacagttacATAACCGAGTCACAGCATCAGACTGAGCAGAGACAGTCAGTCCTCACAGCAGACTGATGAGTTATCCATTAATtagattcatattttattagCTGAGGAAGAACAATGTTGAATATTTGCCTCCAGAAAGTGAAAGTACTCATCAACCACTGGAAAGTAataagtaactaaagctgtaaGACAAATGTAGTacaacatttaatttaactttatttgaGGTGTAGTGgagaagtacaagtacctcagagtTTTACTTCAATAAACAGTTTCTTCCACCAGTGTTATAAAAACTTCACAAaagaaatactcgagtaaaagtcttaaagtatctgatattaaatgtacttaagtaccaaaagtacaagtaaaagttacATGTGCAGTTTATATTGTACACAGCAGGTCGACAGATACTCGTACaaatagtacttaagtaaaactGCACATGAACGTAcgtgtactgtatatttacgCCCGACTGATTATCGGATCAGATGTTCTGATGCAGTAtgtaatctgcagagtaactagtaactgaagtagtcagataaatgtagtgagtatTAATatagtggaagtataaagtagcagaaaatgaaatactgGGTGAACCGATGACATCTGaccagcagaaccagcagaaccagcagaacCAGGGAGGCCTCGCTCCAGTTCAGCTCATCTTTCGGCACCATATTGTGATCCAGATCAACGGGTCACTGATCAGCTGACCATCATCAGTCTCTCCTCCTGATCCTGGTTCAGAGTCGACCTCCTCTCCTGTTTCAGCCCGGCTCCTCGGGGCAGGATGAGTGACGGCAGGGGCTGCTGCTCCGCGGGGGGTCAGCTGGTCCTGGAGGGAAGAAAGACCGGCTCTCAGCCTGGAGGTCAACAGGACCTGCACCCTTGACCCCCCTGAACCACAGACACCTCAGTGATCACCTGGACCGGACCTTTTAGTGTAACAGATTACAGGCACGCTGCAGGAGGTCCATCAGCTTCAGCCAGGTGATGCTGCACAGCAGGCGAGGCCTGACTCGGTCTGGACTGAGGCCCGACTCAGGCCCGACTCAGTCCAGACTCTGCAGAGGTCAGACTGAGGCTCGACAGAGGCCTGAGAGTGGCCCGGCACAGGCCCGACATGGGCCCGACTGAGGCTCTGCAGGGGCCAAACTGAGGCCAGACTCAGGCCCGACAGAGGTCAGACAGACTGAGGCTCGAGAGAGGCCCGACACAGGCCCGACAGAGGCCCAACACAGGCCCAACATGGGCCCGACTGAGGCTCTGCAGGGGCCACACTGAGACCAGACTCAGGCCCGACAGAGGCCCGACAGAGGCCCGACTGAGGCTCTACAGAGGCCTGACCGAAACCCGGTCAGAGACCGAACAGAGGCCCGAAAGAGGCCCGAAAGAGGCCCGACAGAGGCCCGACAGAGGCCCGACTGAGGCTCTACAGAGGCCTGACCGAAACCCGGTCAGAGACCGAACAGAGGCCCGAAAGAGGCCCGAAAGAGGCCCGACAGAGGCCCGACAGAGGCCCGACTGAGGCTCTACAGAGGCCTGACCGAAACCCGGTCAGAGACCGAACAGAGGCCCGAAAGAGGCCCGAAAGAGGCCCGACAGAGGCCCGACAGAGGCCCGACTGAGGCTCTACAGAGGCCTGACTGAAACCCGGTCAGAGACCGAACAGAGGCCCGACAGAAGTCCGACAGAGGCCTGACAGAAGTCCGACAGAGGCCCGGTAAAGGCCCCGATGTCTGTACAATCTGTATTTTCCCAAAATACCAAACTCATTTGCTGTAAAGAATAATTCTGATGACGAACAGACTCGTGACGCAGAATCGTTTGGTATTTTCTTCTACTGACGGGCTGTAAACGCTTCCTTCATGACAGAgaacaagttgtgtttttatggacGCAGCAAgttaaaaactgttttacatCACAGTTATTAATTGTTCTGCACatgttgtaaataaagtctGTTAGTAAATTTGTGTACATGGAAACACAGTTAATCACATTTCCAacaaacaacaggaaataagttgttaaataagtaaaatgagtcttttgttcagtttttaaacaataaatcagaataaataaaacgtaaacagtaaataaaaagaTGTGGACACACGTTCTGTCCAGAGACGTttccaacatgtttattttaaggtttgtcataaaaaaatgtaacacagcagcaaagagacagacacagataaacacacacacacacacacacacacacacacacacacacacacacacacacacacacacacagcacttaACAAACCTAAAGCGTGCAGACTGACAGCAGAGGTGTCGGCCTTCACACCTGCTGCCTGCTGTAAACCACCAACTCTACAACGACCGCATTGTCCTGCACTGGTGGCAGAttactttacacacacacacacacacacacacacacacacacactctggatTAACTTGCAGCAGCAGATTTACTGCAGACAGTTGTgaggtttgttgtgtttgtggagTTCAGATGAACAAACGTCTGTCAGGAGCTTCAGGACTCAGAGAGTCTGGTCGTGAATGAAGAGACAaataatgtattgatcctgtttgaactggtcatgaatcacacagatgatgtttgtcaagtTAAAAGATACTTTTTAATCaagtttgtcatcaaactaatgaaaacaaagacttcACAGCCGACAGTGTTGTTAGTGGCCATGTTGGTGTcgagcgagacgatgtagttcactgagcagcttAGTACAAAACTAGACGATATTTTTGACTTCATCCTCGCTGTAAAACTCTGATGTTGAGAGTTCGGTATcaacctccacctcctctcacTTTCTAAACTTTTCTCAACATTCGTAAATATTTTTTGCATCACTGTGCCTCAGgcaaaaagctgcacttttgTTTACGGCTGTCAGCCAACCAGCTCGTACGTTCGGTGCCTGCATGAGAGGCGAACAAACTGTTGTGACTGACTCAGCGGTGGAGCCCGTCAGTGAGAGAAatcgctctgattggctgttcagctgaATGAATCAGTGCACgagaagagaaatggaaagCTGATTAATGTCTGACTGTCAGTTTGGTGTTTTAGGGCCCTTAGTTAGcgtgttggcatgctaacatttgctaataagCACTAAagacaaagtacagctgaggctgatgcgAATGTCATTACTTTAAAAGTTAGATTTAGAGGTAATTTATGACGCAGCCAGAATCCAttcgaaaaacaaaaaatagctCGGTCATCGTAAATTTATTATGACAAAATAATGTGATAATGGCGTCATCAACATCCAGAAGTTAACCAGCACCACACGTTTGACTCTCAGCGCTGCAGCAGGCAGGAAACGATGCCGGGCTCTCGGCTCGGACCGCCCTCAGGAACGCCGCCGCTCATTTTGAATTCCTGTCTCTCATCAACTGAGCCGACTTATAAATGCGTCGCTGCTGCGGGCTCATGTCTTCATGCTTCAGACTGAACAGCTGGAGCTctcaacagaacaaaaacagatcGTCTGACGCCTGCAGGGAAACAAAGACGCTGCTCAGGAGCTGATCTTCACTGTTTCTATGAATGAGTTCACACAGCCGCAGAGTCACGACAGAGTTCAGCCCATCCTTTACTGAACACcctcctgaaatgttttaatgtccAAACTCATCTTGTCAGACGAAGATTATGACACCAGATCTGAAGTTCTGACGgatttcaaacattttactgctgtttgtaatcatttgttttaGTAACACGTGTTCAAGTACCAgatctgttgtttattttgagcTCAAGCTAAAGTCAACACTGATGTTTTCACCAGGTATGTCTTGCTCCATATCTCACCTGTACACCTGTATCAGGCCCAACAGTGgcaaaaaaagcagttttgaatgtcttttcaatggtattttacagtttgtaacttcctggagaatcATCCTGCACTCGTACGTTAATTCCTCGTCCAGGATACACTTTCTTTGTTTCTATGCTAACAGACATACGGATAACGAGCTCATCTCAATGAACACCACATCTGGACCGGACCAGTAACTGAGATGATCGATCGAGTTTCCTGGTTGACTGATACcggtagctttgttgctaaagtaagcGCTAACTGTTGCTAaatgtaacgttagctgctTTGCTCCGTGAGCGGATCTATTTGCTGACTCTCGGTCAAACTATCCTCCATCTTCTCCGAGGTTGTTCGGTCCTGGTTCGACCGTGTCCACTGGGAGCTGAGAGTCCGCGGAGAGTCCGCGTAGGCGACTTGGTGGTTCGGGGTCGGGCGTGACCTACATTTTGTGATATTGGGAAACGCATAACTGTGCCGAAGCTAATGTGAGATTTAATCGGACTGTGAGACTCATCACTTCATCCTCAGCCGGGCCGAGCCGATGACATGTTGTCTGTCGCTGTAGCTTCAGATGATGcgtcagagagcgaggaaggaagtcgactttaaaactttaacactttacctcgtctgtgaacgtttgtgcctgagtcacatcagacagattttcatcagcggtggttgtttaacagtgaagagAAAAACTCCCATGATGCCGCGCTGCTTACGTCtcttgttttgattgacagcaggAGTTATGTACTGTTTCCGTCTTTTCCTCGATGCTTTCCGTCTTATGTAATAATTCTAACCTCAGACCAAGATGGACGCCTCGCCCTGCTGGATTAAACCCTGTTTTATGTCTCATTCCTGAGGTGTGACCTGACCACTGAGCAGGGCCGGCGTTGGCCCGGCCTGCGGCGGGTCACAGCTGTCAAACAGATCAGCAGGACCTCTCTTTACGCCGCACCAACAGCTGTCTATTAAGAATCCTCGGGTTCGTCATCAGCGGCGAAGTCCTCAGCTCACAACTCGCCTCATTACCGCCCTTAATGGAGGGAAGACAGAGACAAGGTAAATACAATTACTGATCAGAGCGAGGGACACCCGAGCCTGCAGAGGTGCCCCGTTTCACTGCCGGTACCTGACACCAGAGTCTGCCTCGTTACGGGGACCATAACCCCGTCACAGCACCGCTCCTGCTTTCATGAGCGTCAGGTCGCGTTTCTGTTGTAAACTCCATCGGACGAACAACCTCGGCCGTTTGAAGCGTGTTGTTGCCCTCTGAAATGGGAGGAAAGTAAATCCGAGTTTGGCCCGGTGAGACCCCTCGGATGCCTTTTGTGCCAGACGCTGCGATTACCCAGAAAGCCCCTGGAATGCCCCCTTCCTCATTAAAGAGACAAATATAGCGCGGTGTGGTCCGGAGAGGGATGCGGGGTAAATGGATGCCGCGGTGTTATGTGGCAGAAATTAAACAATGATGAATGATGACGCTCAGAGGAGGGGGAGCTTAAAAACAGGACTATTTACAGCGACGGCAGAAACACATTCTTTACATGTGTGAGGCGTTTAGTGTCTGTAGGTAATCAGACCACCGTGTTGGAGGAAAGTCCAGCCATTGACGCCCCAGAAAATCCTTATATGAAGAGCGTGAAGCCTGGAACAAAGCCTGACACCTCCGACATTAATCGTGACCGTAAGGTTTAAAAGCTAGAGGAGCGCTGACATAATTATTTAAAGATCGAACGACCACTCCTCCCTTAATCCGCCGCGagtgattattttcaataaaaataaaaaagtcaaatggCGCCAGAGTAAATGCCGATTATATGAATTCAcagtgaagacaaaagccagatgttagcaggtGTTGGTGGGTTTGAGAAACATGTCAGTAAAATAATCATGGTCACTTTGTGGTGAACAAACGTCATCTATCTATCGGGGAGGCAGTAACTCGTTAGCCTGCGTGAGTATCGCGGGTTCAGTAAAATGTCCACGGTAACAGCGAACACCACTCAGTCGTCGCTGCTACACTGTAGGATTGTGTTGTCGTGACTAAACCAAGGTTGATACACAGACTTGTGGCTTCTTAacccaatcagcagaataaatgtcagctaAGTGCGTTTCTGCGACACCACAGATGAGTTAAAACtgaactttacatttgtttacgTTAGATTTTCTACTTCTCACTCGTCACACCGCTGAGCTTCTCCTCTGCtcaggtttagacacaaaaaacactcgaTTAGtgttggaaaacatcatggtttgatTAAAATACCTGTGTCGGCCGCAGCGATCACAGATAAAGACGGTTCGactttggtcgccacaaaaatggctgaaaatgtcTTCAGGTGTCCAAAAACGTCCACTGGTGGAAGCACATAACGTGAACTGTTGAGCTCTTTAAATGTTGATATTACTACTAATAATAACTTTTTTGAAAAGTGTCAGTAAACGACTGATGAGTGtgagtttattcagtgatgAGGTCACTAAAAAGCGAGCAGGTTGTTTTTGACGGTCAGGTCGTGTTGATCTTCAGCCGTGTGCAGATTAACGGCTCCTGTTTCTCCACATCGTGGGAATAGTGATGATGACCCAGATATCGTGTGGAGACGATCACTGAACATTAAACCTGCTGCTGTTCACTCTCACTTCTCTCTGCCCAGAACAGATAAGACATCAACACGtctctcatgtctgtgtcaCCGATCTGTGAATCACATCTGGAAAATCTGTTCATCCCGGCCGTGGATGCAGTGTTTTTCCACACTGATCAGATGTTCTTGACCAGTTTCAAAGTTTTCTCTGTTGCCTGTTGTATTGTGAACTACAGACCATTTGCACAATTTCATACACTGCAAACTCAGTTCAGGCGCTGCTCAGTCTGGATCTGAATGCTCTGTGTTACATGTTCACACAGCTGCACAGATACAGGAGCTTTTTATAAATGCACTTTAGgaaaatccccatttttagtGAACTAACACGCCCTTCGCATGTAGACGAGAGGCCGACATGTACGggaaaatattcatgttttgcAATAAATGTGTATGAGTGTGGACGGGGCCTCATCCCGCTGACCTGTCGTCTGTGTGGAAGTGTTAGCTGCTAGCAACAAGCTAACTTAGTGTAAACAAAGAGGTGATCAGACATGAGAGACGACGTCTCTGAGCTCAGAGATAACAGGGTCAGTGACGGCAaaggattgtgtgtgtgtgtgtgtgtatgtgtgtgtgtgtgtgtgtgtgtgtgtgtgtgtgttgcctgtCTGTCTCGTGTCGTCCTCCCTGTAAACGTCCTTTGAAGACGagctctttaaaaacacaccgAGCCGCCCTCACACTGCGTCTCTGTGacaggatgatgatgaaaatcAGAACagtttttacaaattaaatatttttgttctgtttttgctttagattttcaaaatcaaGTCTTTTTTGGGGAAATCTTTGATTACGGACTCGACtggttgggttgagagagagaagcagtttGCTTAAGATCCCACTTCATCTACGGTGGCCTGAAGAGGACATACAGGACTATCACAACCACAACAGACACTatgaaagtaaaacaataaactCATCCAGTCAGGACTCAGGGTTAACAACAACTGAGTGTGTAGATGAGTTTAACACACAGGTagcagtaaacacacactgtgtgtgtgtgtgtgtgtgtgtgtgtgtgtgtgtgtgtgtgtgtgtgtgtgtgtgtgtgtgtgtgtgttacacagCAGTTAATGTTGTGATGAGCAGATCACAGTAATCCCTCACAGACTAATGAGACTCAGATTACACTGAACGTTTGTGGGTTTTTGTcatgtcagagtgtgtgtgtgtgtg
This sequence is a window from Pagrus major chromosome 8, Pma_NU_1.0. Protein-coding genes within it:
- the LOC141001786 gene encoding ferritin, heavy subunit; amino-acid sequence: MAAEPAEKRLKSSLPLCVAHRSSAGRRATHNLQAAVEEALCGVSSLLWDGAYRLQALASVFERDDAALPRVASFFHQEALKQQQEAEAMLGYLAERGGNYCGKDVQKPGCEAVCAVLPALELLLLQLKEEVEVLVELNQLARNHRDPHTASVVKSHFLAPRVDRLKLLGDLLTNARRVGCTNDQTGGFGEYILNELQEELTG